The Priestia megaterium NBRC 15308 = ATCC 14581 region GTGATATTGAAACCGTACGCAAAGTTCTTCAATATGGCGCTGTGGATTATATTATGAAACCGTTCAAGTTTGAACGAATGAAGCAAGCGCTTGAGCAGTATCGTTCGTTTCAAGTTAAAATAAGTCAAAAAGAACATATTACTCAGTCTGAATTAGATTCTATGCTGTTTCAGCAATTCGAAGAAAAAGCCGATTTGCTTCCCAAGGGGCTAAATGCGGTTACGTTAAGGAGGATACAACAATATCTTTCCGAACAAAATCATCCAATTTCTGCTGAAGAAGTGGCGGACGGCGTAGGAATTGCGCGTGTTACAGCAAGAAGGTATTTAGAGTTTTTAGAACAGGAAAACGAGCTGAAATTATCAGTTGAATACGGCAGAGTGGGGAGACCTATTAATCGCTATATGTTAAAAATAAATTAAACTATACAGAACAGCTTTTATTTGGAAAAGCTGTTTTTTTGCGTTAGAAAGTATATCTTTTTCTCTCCTAGAACAAATTAAGGTATACAGTTTTCGCTACCCAAAGAATATTTCGTGCGGTCATTAATCCATAAAATGTCCCTGAAAAGGGATTAATGGCGGAAAAATTGGGGAATATGCACTTTGACATTTAATTTTAACACAGGAAGGTTTTGAAACATGGACATATTTTTAGCCGTCTTACCAGCCATATTTTGGGGAAGCATTGTGCTTTTTAATGTGAAACTAGGCGGAGGACCTTATAGTCAAACGCTTGGAACCACATTGGGAGCTTTAATTTTCTCCATCGGTATTTATATTTTTGTACACCCTACGTTTACACCTTTAATCTTTGGGGTTGGAGTTGTATCGGGGCTATTTTGGGCAGTTGGACAAAGTAATCAGCTGAAAAGTATTGATTTAATGGGAGTTTCTAAAACGATGCCTATTTCAACTGGGCTTCAGTTAGTTTCCACTTCATTGTTTGGAGTAATTGTGTTTCACGAGTGGTCTACAAAAACTTCAATCATTCTTGGTGTGCTCGCTCTTATCTTTATTATTGTAGGGATTGTTTTAGCATCACTTCAAAGCAAAGAAGAGAAAGAGGCTGAAGAAGGAAAAGGAAACTTCAAAAAAGGAATTGTTATTTTATTAATTTCAACCGTTGGTTATTTAGTTTATGTTGTAGTAGCCCGTCTATTTAATGTAGACGGATGGTCGGCTTTATTACCTCAAGCGATTGGTATGGTTATTGGAGGAGTATTGCTGACGTTTAAGCATAAGCCATTTAATAAATATGCAATTCGCAACATTATCCCAGGTCTTATTTGGGCCGCTGGTAATATGTTTTTATTCATCTCACAACCTAAAGTGGGTGTAGCGACAAGCTTTTCGCTTTCCCAAATGGGAATCGTCATTTCAACATTAGGCGGAATCATTATTTTAGGTGAGAAGAAAACGAAGCGTCAGCTAGTTGGGATTATTATTGGGATTATATTGATTATCATAGCAGGAGTCATGTTAGGGCTCGCCAAAAGCTAACTAGGAGGTTATTAGCAATGTATAAAGATTTAGAAGGAAAAGTAGTTGTCATAACAGGTTCATCTACCGGTTTAGGAAAAGCAATGGCGATTCGTTTTGCGACAGAAAAAGCTAAAGTAGTTGTGAACTATCGTTCGAAAGAAGAAGAAGCTAACAGC contains the following coding sequences:
- a CDS encoding response regulator, whose translation is MNKKAWTVLLIEDDPMVQEVNRQFIEQVEGFTVIAAASNGLEGVQLIKQHQPDLTIIDMYMPSQDGLTTLQQIRANGYKTDVIAVTAASDIETVRKVLQYGAVDYIMKPFKFERMKQALEQYRSFQVKISQKEHITQSELDSMLFQQFEEKADLLPKGLNAVTLRRIQQYLSEQNHPISAEEVADGVGIARVTARRYLEFLEQENELKLSVEYGRVGRPINRYMLKIN
- a CDS encoding RhaT/GlcU family sugar-proton symporter, which encodes MDIFLAVLPAIFWGSIVLFNVKLGGGPYSQTLGTTLGALIFSIGIYIFVHPTFTPLIFGVGVVSGLFWAVGQSNQLKSIDLMGVSKTMPISTGLQLVSTSLFGVIVFHEWSTKTSIILGVLALIFIIVGIVLASLQSKEEKEAEEGKGNFKKGIVILLISTVGYLVYVVVARLFNVDGWSALLPQAIGMVIGGVLLTFKHKPFNKYAIRNIIPGLIWAAGNMFLFISQPKVGVATSFSLSQMGIVISTLGGIIILGEKKTKRQLVGIIIGIILIIIAGVMLGLAKS